From a single Nostoc sp. MS1 genomic region:
- a CDS encoding putative PEP-binding protein, whose product MDKLYWLDQIKLQDRPKVGEKAFYLSRIRQRGYPVVPGFVVPEEVLRLFLETLNSSESLVANLPNSSLHLDVANWRQLQQMAGCLRQEITHAIVPPQWVEKILLAAREWQTNYLIFRPSLALGNTTNRVRNTSGLLDATFCPCDETAIAHTLKHTWGQLFRARSLLYWQRMGVNLQEVNLAILVQPVQNAIASGLLSANSSGWKIEATWGLGLALTQGEVVPDTYHIQQETGIVLERHLGHKMVAYRLDSSVLPHSEASLLENTCVGAYLVEEAHQQQYALAEESLQQIINLGHQLESELGKSFTLEWVIAQENETTHLDITQVSTPQSAIPNLQFIKGVGAGRGRVTANAYVVNNSQKPENLPEGLILVVPAITPDWLPLLQKAVGIVTVQGGVTSHAAILARELGIPAVVNVADATLLIPHGERLLIDGDRGEVYLLRDELPTESQSQPAITASFPPIVNKQMPIIATQLLVNLSQPNLIEQVQNLPVDGIGLLRSELMLLPLLQGQHPNFWLLEGRQSELLEQWTQLIIQFARAFTPRPVFYRTLDWRSHELSANSSQSAPQSALGDRGTFSYVRNSSVFELELSAIANAQKAGYDNLHLLLPFVRSVPEFSFCRQKAEQFGLTQVPQFQLWIMAEVPSVLFLLPEYVKAGVAGISIGTNDLTQLLLGVDREQGDITKVLNERHPAVMAAISQLIQMSKTAGIPCSICGQAPAIHPEIIDELVQWGITSISVEPEAVERTYQAIARAEQRIILAAARRQIGGSG is encoded by the coding sequence GTGGACAAACTCTACTGGCTTGACCAAATTAAACTACAAGACCGCCCTAAAGTTGGTGAAAAAGCGTTCTATTTAAGCAGAATTAGGCAGCGTGGCTACCCGGTTGTTCCTGGTTTTGTGGTTCCAGAAGAAGTTTTACGATTATTCCTAGAGACTCTCAACAGTTCCGAATCTCTAGTTGCCAACTTACCTAATTCTTCCTTACACTTGGACGTAGCCAATTGGCGACAACTCCAGCAAATGGCTGGTTGTCTACGCCAGGAAATTACTCATGCAATTGTTCCACCGCAATGGGTGGAGAAAATTCTTCTTGCTGCTAGGGAATGGCAAACTAATTATTTAATTTTTCGTCCTAGTTTGGCACTAGGAAATACAACCAACAGAGTCAGGAACACTAGCGGACTGTTGGATGCGACTTTTTGCCCTTGTGATGAAACTGCGATCGCCCATACTCTCAAGCATACCTGGGGTCAGCTATTTCGTGCCAGAAGCTTATTATATTGGCAGCGTATGGGAGTTAACTTGCAAGAAGTTAACCTAGCAATTCTAGTCCAGCCGGTGCAAAATGCGATCGCTAGTGGTTTACTCAGTGCTAACTCCTCTGGCTGGAAAATCGAAGCTACTTGGGGGTTAGGACTAGCACTAACTCAAGGTGAAGTTGTACCTGATACTTACCACATTCAGCAGGAAACGGGTATTGTCTTAGAACGGCATCTAGGACATAAAATGGTGGCTTATCGTCTTGATAGTTCGGTATTGCCACATTCTGAAGCATCTCTGCTGGAAAACACCTGTGTAGGTGCGTACTTAGTAGAAGAAGCACACCAGCAACAATACGCTTTAGCCGAAGAATCACTCCAACAGATAATTAACTTAGGGCATCAATTAGAAAGTGAACTAGGTAAAAGTTTTACTCTTGAGTGGGTAATTGCCCAAGAAAATGAAACAACCCATCTCGACATTACTCAAGTGAGTACTCCCCAATCTGCCATTCCCAATTTACAGTTTATCAAAGGTGTCGGGGCAGGTAGGGGACGTGTTACAGCAAATGCTTATGTAGTAAACAACTCCCAAAAACCAGAAAACCTACCAGAAGGGCTAATTTTAGTAGTACCAGCCATCACTCCAGATTGGTTGCCATTACTACAAAAAGCCGTAGGTATTGTTACAGTCCAGGGAGGAGTAACCAGCCACGCTGCCATTTTAGCGAGAGAATTAGGCATTCCTGCTGTAGTGAATGTAGCAGATGCCACACTATTAATTCCTCATGGTGAGCGATTGTTGATAGATGGCGATCGCGGTGAAGTGTATTTATTAAGAGACGAATTACCTACAGAAAGTCAAAGTCAACCAGCTATTACCGCATCATTTCCACCTATTGTTAACAAGCAAATGCCGATAATTGCTACCCAATTGCTAGTTAACCTCAGTCAACCTAATCTCATCGAACAAGTGCAGAACTTGCCTGTGGATGGCATAGGTTTATTGCGTTCAGAACTGATGTTACTACCTTTACTTCAGGGGCAACATCCAAACTTTTGGTTACTAGAGGGAAGGCAATCTGAACTATTAGAACAATGGACTCAGTTGATTATACAGTTTGCCCGTGCCTTTACGCCCCGCCCAGTTTTCTATCGCACCTTGGATTGGCGATCGCATGAATTATCGGCAAATAGTTCTCAATCTGCGCCTCAGTCAGCTTTAGGCGATCGCGGTACATTCAGTTATGTACGCAACTCCTCTGTATTTGAATTAGAACTAAGCGCGATCGCTAATGCCCAAAAAGCTGGCTATGATAACCTACACCTATTGTTACCCTTTGTCCGTAGCGTCCCTGAGTTTAGTTTCTGTCGCCAAAAAGCCGAGCAATTCGGACTCACTCAAGTACCCCAGTTTCAACTGTGGATCATGGCTGAAGTTCCCAGCGTGTTATTTCTACTACCAGAATACGTTAAAGCAGGCGTAGCAGGTATATCTATCGGCACAAACGACCTGACACAATTGCTACTAGGAGTAGACAGAGAACAAGGGGATATTACTAAGGTTTTAAACGAACGCCATCCGGCGGTGATGGCGGCAATTTCCCAACTAATTCAAATGTCGAAAACGGCTGGGATACCTTGTTCTATTTGCGGACAAGCACCAGCAATTCATCCAGAAATCATAGATGAATTAGTGCAGTGGGGAATTACATCAATTTCTGTAGAACCAGAAGCAGTGGAAAGGACTTATCAGGCGATCGCGCGTGCCGAACAGCGTATAATTCTCGCAGCAGCCAGACGACAGATTGGGGGAAGTGGCTAA
- a CDS encoding peroxiredoxin: MPLAVGTDAPAFTVKDTNGNTVSLSDFAGKTVVLYFYPKDDTPGCTKQACSFRDAQSDYKNKDVVVLGVSADDESSHQAFTQKYNLNFPLLADTDHSLIKAYDVDGGGYAKRVTYVINPEGKIIHVDSTVNTATHAGDVLSALGL, translated from the coding sequence ATGCCTCTAGCAGTTGGTACGGATGCACCTGCATTTACCGTCAAAGATACCAACGGTAACACCGTTTCGTTATCTGATTTTGCTGGGAAGACTGTAGTTTTGTATTTTTACCCCAAAGATGACACACCAGGCTGCACTAAACAAGCTTGTAGCTTCCGTGATGCTCAATCTGATTACAAAAACAAGGATGTAGTCGTTTTAGGTGTGAGTGCTGATGATGAATCTTCTCATCAAGCCTTCACTCAAAAATATAATTTGAATTTTCCTCTACTAGCTGACACCGACCACAGCTTAATCAAAGCTTATGACGTTGATGGCGGCGGTTATGCCAAGCGTGTTACCTACGTAATTAACCCGGAAGGTAAAATCATTCATGTTGATTCTACTGTCAACACTGCAACCCATGCTGGCGATGTTTTATCAGCTTTAGGGCTGTAG
- a CDS encoding 2Fe-2S iron-sulfur cluster-binding protein — translation MSVRVRFLPDDVTINAEVGEALLDVADRAGVFIPTGCLMGSCHACTVELEDGDIIRACLTAIPSGREELIIHLFSDPTW, via the coding sequence ATGAGTGTTCGCGTCCGATTTTTGCCAGATGATGTCACTATTAACGCTGAAGTGGGAGAAGCCCTGTTAGATGTAGCAGATCGGGCGGGAGTCTTTATCCCCACTGGTTGTCTTATGGGTTCATGTCATGCTTGCACAGTGGAACTCGAAGATGGCGACATCATCCGTGCTTGTCTTACCGCCATACCATCAGGACGCGAAGAATTAATTATTCATCTATTTAGCGATCCCACTTGGTAG
- a CDS encoding MgtC/SapB family protein: protein MQLIFRLFLALLIGAIIGLERQLRHKPAGLRTHMLVSFGSAVFVLIPLQLATIQSHPDMISRVIQGIAAGVGFLGAGEIVRESSQESQRLEIHGLTSAAAIWVSASLGIAAGCGLWQLGLVGAIMTFAILNLFKRLERH from the coding sequence TTGCAGCTGATATTTCGGCTTTTCCTAGCTTTGCTGATTGGGGCTATTATTGGCTTAGAACGTCAACTCAGGCATAAGCCAGCTGGGTTAAGAACTCATATGCTGGTTAGTTTTGGTTCTGCTGTATTTGTTCTCATACCTTTACAATTAGCCACAATACAATCACATCCAGACATGATTAGCCGAGTTATTCAAGGTATTGCAGCTGGAGTGGGATTTCTTGGTGCTGGGGAAATCGTCCGCGAATCTTCCCAAGAATCACAACGTTTAGAAATTCATGGACTCACCTCAGCCGCAGCAATTTGGGTTTCGGCTAGTTTGGGAATTGCTGCTGGTTGTGGTTTGTGGCAGTTGGGTTTAGTGGGAGCTATTATGACTTTTGCAATTTTGAATCTTTTTAAGAGGTTAGAAAGGCATTAG
- a CDS encoding type II toxin-antitoxin system HicB family antitoxin: MSKLKYQMVIQWSEEDNCFLVGLPDFPGQRWRTHGDTYELAVKNGIEALESLIIAYEAAGDPLPEPTVCQAA, from the coding sequence ATGAGCAAACTCAAGTACCAAATGGTGATTCAATGGTCTGAGGAAGATAATTGCTTTTTGGTAGGATTACCAGATTTTCCTGGGCAACGCTGGCGCACTCATGGGGATACTTACGAATTAGCAGTTAAAAATGGCATTGAAGCCTTAGAGTCCTTAATTATTGCTTATGAAGCTGCGGGTGATCCGCTTCCAGAACCGACAGTTTGTCAGGCTGCGTAA
- the cobQ gene encoding cobyric acid synthase CobQ, with protein sequence MKSIMVVGTTSHAGKSLISTAICRILSRRGWRVAPFKGQNMALNAYVTSNGGEIGYAQAVQAWAAGVIPWVEMNPILLKPQGDMTSQVIIRGRPVGKVSAADYYEQYFDIGWRAIEESLQHLGTEFDLIVCEGAGSPAEINLKHRDLTNMRVAKYLNAPTLLVVDIDRGGAFAHVVGTLELLEPEERQLIKGVVINKFRGQRSLLDSGIKWLEERTGIPVVGVIPYIHEIFPAEDSLDLLERKTYKAHADLNITVVRLPRIANFTDFDPLESEPTVAVKYISPKQDLGHPDAVILPGTKTTIADLILLQKTGMAEAIQNYAASGGTVLGICGGYQMLGQIIADPEGLEGQAGRYQGLNLLPIRTVITGQKIARQRQVSSNFPQMGLPVNGFEIHQGRSRVEPQGDSKAFQPLFDDVNLGLVDSCQSVWGSYLHGLFDNGPWRRAWLNRLRQQRGLKSLPTGVANYREQREQMLDNIATEIESHLDLTPFLP encoded by the coding sequence ATGAAATCAATAATGGTAGTGGGAACAACATCCCATGCAGGTAAATCACTGATAAGTACGGCTATTTGTCGCATTTTGTCACGGCGTGGGTGGCGAGTAGCTCCCTTTAAGGGTCAAAATATGGCATTAAATGCTTATGTCACCTCAAATGGTGGGGAAATTGGCTACGCGCAAGCAGTACAAGCTTGGGCAGCAGGGGTGATACCTTGGGTAGAAATGAACCCGATTTTACTCAAGCCTCAAGGCGATATGACATCTCAGGTAATTATCCGAGGCAGACCTGTAGGTAAAGTCAGCGCCGCCGACTATTATGAGCAGTATTTTGACATTGGTTGGCGAGCCATTGAAGAATCTCTACAGCATTTGGGAACTGAATTTGATTTAATCGTTTGTGAAGGTGCGGGTAGTCCAGCAGAAATTAACCTCAAGCACCGCGACTTAACCAATATGCGGGTAGCCAAATACTTAAACGCTCCCACTTTATTAGTAGTTGATATTGACCGTGGGGGTGCTTTTGCTCACGTAGTCGGCACATTAGAGTTATTAGAACCAGAAGAGCGCCAACTAATTAAAGGCGTAGTAATTAACAAATTCCGAGGACAGCGATCGCTCCTAGACTCAGGAATCAAATGGTTAGAAGAACGGACGGGTATTCCTGTAGTTGGTGTCATTCCTTACATTCATGAAATTTTCCCTGCCGAAGATTCCCTGGACTTACTAGAACGCAAAACATACAAAGCCCACGCAGACCTAAATATTACAGTTGTTCGTCTACCCCGAATCGCTAACTTTACCGACTTTGACCCCTTAGAATCAGAACCCACAGTTGCAGTCAAATACATCAGTCCAAAACAAGATTTAGGACACCCTGATGCAGTAATTCTCCCAGGTACGAAAACCACAATTGCCGACTTGATACTTCTGCAAAAAACAGGCATGGCAGAAGCCATCCAAAACTATGCCGCATCTGGTGGTACAGTGTTGGGGATTTGCGGTGGCTACCAAATGTTAGGACAAATTATCGCCGATCCAGAGGGGCTAGAAGGACAAGCTGGCAGATATCAAGGCTTAAATCTCCTGCCAATTAGAACCGTCATTACAGGACAAAAAATTGCCCGTCAGCGCCAAGTTAGCTCAAACTTCCCCCAGATGGGCTTACCAGTCAACGGCTTCGAGATTCATCAAGGGCGATCGCGTGTGGAACCCCAAGGCGATAGTAAAGCCTTCCAACCCTTATTTGATGATGTTAACTTAGGGTTAGTTGATAGTTGCCAATCTGTTTGGGGTAGTTATCTACACGGATTATTTGATAATGGGCCTTGGAGACGCGCTTGGTTAAATCGTCTGCGTCAACAGCGTGGTTTAAAATCTCTACCTACAGGTGTGGCTAACTACAGAGAACAACGAGAGCAGATGTTAGATAATATAGCTACTGAGATAGAAAGCCATTTAGATTTAACACCCTTCCTGCCCTAG
- a CDS encoding Npun_F0494 family protein, with the protein MPTKDSPTPKAFSYPQTTVERAKRSLICSPFNLGLFETMRSQSVSVNAIANETGIKHGYTKKSLSELTCDDELGWLIQVGVLRREVDGQGITDSFRLTPLGHQLIEQYQGKTLPLPSWRNRLYDAVIRWFRLPF; encoded by the coding sequence ATGCCTACAAAGGATTCTCCAACACCCAAAGCCTTTTCTTACCCACAAACTACTGTAGAACGAGCCAAGCGATCGCTTATCTGTTCTCCTTTCAATTTGGGACTATTTGAAACCATGCGTAGTCAGAGTGTTTCCGTGAATGCGATCGCTAATGAAACTGGTATTAAGCATGGTTATACTAAAAAGTCCTTGTCTGAGTTGACTTGTGATGATGAGTTAGGATGGCTGATTCAGGTTGGAGTATTGCGGCGTGAAGTAGACGGACAAGGTATTACAGATAGTTTTCGCCTCACTCCCTTGGGACATCAGCTTATAGAACAATACCAAGGAAAAACCTTGCCTTTACCATCGTGGCGCAATCGCCTATACGACGCTGTAATTCGTTGGTTTAGACTTCCCTTTTAG